The DNA window TTAAAGATAATAAGGCATATCAAGGATTTTGTCAAGGGGGTACCTTCTTCAAATGAAATTAATTTCCGAAAATCGTCGGTCATGCAAGGTTGAGTATAGAATTATAAAGTTTAAAGCTTTGACACACAAGCTTTTAAATGGTATGTCATCAAGTCATAAAGTCATCAACGCATAAAAGCATCTTGACATCAAGATGACACCCTTGACTTGCCTTTCCTTTTTAAAACACATACCATATTCAGCTCTAAAGATGACACGGGACTGTTAAGGTCCCGCAAAACTTCACAATAAAATTATACAGAAGTTTTGTAGTGTGCGCAAGCTTTATGTATAATATTAAAAATGATAAGAAACTTTGTGGATCTTTGGGATATAACCCCGGACGAGGGGTGGAGTATATTGCTGAACGCTGAAAGTATAAAGCGTGGGCAGGATAGGGAAAAGCATCTTTTTGGCAAAAATGTTGGGCTTTTTTTCACAAAACCATCTACAAGAACGAGGGTATCTTTTGAGGTAGCTGTAAATCAGCTTGGTGGAAATACCATATACTTAGCTGAGCAAAGTCTTCAGATCTCAAGGGGTGAAGATCTTAAAGATACTGCAAGGACTTTATCAAGATATCTGGACTGTATAGTAATCAGGACGGACTCACACAAAAGGCTTGAAGAATATGCCAAGTACTCAACAATACCGGTGATAAATGCACTCACCGATATGTCACACCCTTGTCAAGTGCTTAGCGATGTATTCACGCTTTATGAAACCTTCAAGGAGGATATAAGGAATATAAAGATAGCGTACGTGGGTGATGGGAATAATGTATGCAACACTTGGCTGGTAGCTGCTGGGCTTTTTGGTCTTAACCTTTTTGTTGCAACTCCGGAGGGTTACGAACCGAGTAGCTACTATTATCAGGCAGGAGAAGATCTTTGTAAAATCACTGGAGGTAGCATATACCTGACCGTAAATCCCGTAGAAGCTGTAAAAGATGCGCATGTTATTTATACAGACGTTTGGGTGAGTATGAATCAGGAAAGAAGTGAAGAAAAGATAAATATGTTATTACCTTATCAGGTGAATGAAGAACTTTTATCTCATGCAAGGAAGGATGTTAAGGTAATGCACTGTCTTCCTGCTAAAAAGGGCGAGGAAATAACCGAAGAGATCTTTGAAAAGTACGCTGACTTTATTTTTACGCAAGCTGAAAACAGATTGCACACGCAAAAGGCACTGTTGAAGTTTTTAATCTCATCGGTGATATAATTTTAGAGTCATGAAGGAATTTTGGTATTGGGCTGAAGGTTATGATAAAAAGTTTATAACTACAGCCATTGAGTCGGGAGCTACTACAATAATTTTGAACGATCCCTCCAAAAAAGAAGAAGTTAAAAGACTTGGAAGGGTGAATGTGGTTTCTCAGGATGGAGATATGAAGCTGGGTGAGGATGTTGTATACGTGCTTATAAAGGGAAAGGAAGATGAGGAAAGAGCCGGGAAGTATCCTCCACACGTGAAAGTAATTGTTGAGACCACGGATTGGACGGTAATTCCTCTTGAGAATTTGGTAGCTCAAAGGGAAGAGCTTTACGCGGTAGTAAGAAACGAAGAAGAAGCAAAAACTGCTCTGAAGATACTGGAAAAGGGTGTGAAAGGTGTGGTTTTAAAAAGCGAGGATATAAATACCATAAAAAGGGTTGGAAAGGCTTTGGAGGAAGAGGAAGAAAAAGTTTCACTATCTGTAGTTAAGATCACACGCATATTTGCACTCGGTTTGGGAGACAGGGTGTGCGTGGATACCACATCCTTGCTTAACCGAGGTGAAGGTATGCTGGTAGGCAACTCTTCTGGTGGTATGTTTCTTGTGCATGCGGAAACTGAGGAAAATCCTTACGTAGCTTCAAGACCATTCCGAGTAAATGCAGGTGCTGTACACATGTATGTAAGGGTACCAAACAACAAAACCAAGTATCTGTGCGAGCTTTCTTCTGGAGATGCGGTGATGGTTTATGACTACAAAGGGAGAGGGAGACTCGTCTATGTAGGGAGATCAAAGGTGGAGAGGCGTCCAATGCTTTTGGTAGAGGGGAGGGTTGATAACAAAAAAGTTAGCGCAATACTTCAAAATGCGGAAACTATAAGACTTACAAAACCTGACGGGATGCCCATTTCCGTAGTTGAACTAAAAGAAGGTGACGAGGTTTTAGGTTACATAGAAGAAGCGGGAAGACACTTCGGTATGAAGGTGGAGGAAACGATCACGGAAAAGTGAAGATGAACATAAAAGACCTCCTTTCTGGTGTAAAAGGCATAACAGAAAATTCCAAGGATGTTAAGGAAGATTACATCTTCGTTGCTATAAAAGGATCCAAAAATGACGGACATGATTTTGTCAAGGAAGCTCTAAACAGAGGTGCAAAATGGGTGTTTGTGGAGAGGGATTTAGGACTTTCAGATGAGCGCATTGTGAAAGTGGAGGATACCAGAAGGGCTTTCGGGGAGCTTGCAGATGCCTTTTACGGTGAGCCTTCTAAAAAACTGAAAGTAATTGGTATAACAGGTACAAACGGTAAAACAACAACCACGCACTTAATAGAAGCTATCCTCAACAAAGCGGGTATAAAGACGGGTCTTGTAGGAACTGTGTATTACAGATTTTTGAACAAAATATATCAGTACGAAAGCAGGACAACACCCAACCCTACAGCTTGGCATATGACTTTAAGAAATATGCTTGAAGACGGTGCTGAAGCTGTTGTTGCTGAGGTTTCTTCACACGCTCTTGATCAAAAAAGGGTTTGGGGTACACGCTTTTGTGTGGTAGGCTTTACCAACCTCTCCCACGATCACCTTGACTATCACAAAAGCATGGAAAACTACTTTAAAGCAAAACTCAGGCTCTTTACTGAGTACGTATACGATTATGCTCTGGTAAACTCAGATGATGAGTACGGGAAAAGAATAGTCAAGGAGTTAAAGGGCAGAGCTATAACCTACGGAAAGGAAGGAAACTTTAAGATAATTGATTTCAATACAGATTTTCATGGCTCAAGGCTAAAGGTAGAGTACGAAGGGAAAATTTACGAACTATGCTCAAACCTTGTAGGAGATTTTCAGGCGTATAACCTATCTTTGGCTGTACTCTGCGGTCTCCTTTTAGGTGTGGATGCAAAAGCCATTGAGGAAGGAGTAAGAAAGGTTTATGTACCCGGTAGATTTGAAACTTACAGAGGGAATGGTTTTTTGGTGATAGTAGATTATGCGCACACGCCTGATGCTCTTGAGAATATACTCAAGAGTATAAGAAGACTATCCAAGAAAAGAGTAATAACGGTTTTTGGTGCTGGCGGAAACAGAGACAGAACAAAAAGACCACTAATGGGAAGTGTGGCAGAACGCTTGTCGGACCTTCTTGTAATAACATCGGACAATCCGCGAGACGAAGAACCTATGGACATTATAAAAGATATATGCATTGGTATAAAAGATACATCAAAGGTGATCGTGGAAGAAGACAGAAAGAAAGCTATAAATATAGCTCTGAGTCTTGCTAAGCCGGGTGATATAGTTTTGGTTGCTGGCAAAGGACACGAAGACTATCAGGAAATAAAAGGTGTGAGGCATCCCTTTAAAGACTCGGAAGTTATAAAGGAGGCTCTAAGTGTGCGACTTTGACAGTTTGCACTACAACCTCAAGGACGAACTTCTGAGAATATACAAAGAGGCGGAAGTACCCCAGCCTAAGGTAAAGATAGAGGATCTTCAGAGTGCTAAAATATGCGGACTATCTAACCTTGCTAAACTCATACTCTATCTTGAGAGGGAGGGTTACCTTACAGTGCTTAACAAAGAGGATAACTTTAGAAATTGGGAGATACGGATAGAAGCGGGTATACTTGACTTGATATTCGGCTATGGGTAAAAATACCTTATGGAGGTTTAAAAGTTATGTTTCCTGTACTTATTGAGCTATTTGGTATCAAAATATACACGTATGGTGTCCTTGTTGCAACTGGTGCGCTCTTGGCATACTTTCTCAGCTTGAAGCTTGCAAAAAAGGAAGGCTTAAACGCATCTCATATAGAAAACACACTACTTTTGGCTTTAGCTTTCGGCATAATCGGAGGTAGGCTATCTTACGTGATCGAGCATCCCGAACAGATAAAGGGATTTGTGGATGTGATCGCTATATGGAACGGCGGAATGGACTTTTTTGGTGGACTTTTTGGAGGTGTATTAGGAGTTATTGTTGGCATAGTGAGGTACAAACTTCCTGTTTGGAAGGTAGGAGACATAGCTGCGCTATCTTTGACAATTGCGCATGCTGTAGGAAGACTTGGATGTACTTCAGCAGGATGCTGTTACGGACTTCCCTTTCCAGTACAAGGTGTTTCCACGCCGGGTATTCATCTTACAACTAAGTTCCCTTTCTTTTATATGGTTTTTCCCGAGGGTGCGGTAGCTCCACCCTACATGCCACTTTATCCTACACAACTTATGGAATTCATAGGGCTTATACTCATATTCTTTCTTTTACTCTTGGCTTACAGAAAAAAACCCTTTGACGGTTTTGTATTTTCACTTTACATGATCCTTTACGGTATCCTCAGGTTCTTCCTTGAGTTTTACAGGGGTGTGACTCCTCCTATTCCCGGTATAGGTCTTACTTGGAATCAGATAGTCTCCATATTAATGGTGGTTCTTTCACCTGTGCTTATGCTCCTGCTACCGAAGGGTAAAAAGGCTCAACCCGTATAAACTTTTAAAAGCTCGTGCAGGATCCTGTTGACCAACTGAGGATTTGCTCTACCTTTGGCTAACTTCATAACTTGCCCTACCAAGAAGCCGAATATCTTTTCCTCACCATGTAGATATCTTTCTACTTCTTTGGGGTGATTTCTGAGTACCTCCTCTACGAGCTTCTTTATACTCTCTTCATCACTCACCTGTTTTAGTCCTCTTTCTTCTATAATAAGCTCGGGATCCTTACCGGTTTCTACCATAAGTTTAAGCACCTCTTTGGCAAGTTTTGAAGAGATCGTACCATTCTTTATAAAGCTTACGAGTTTGGCAAGTTGTGAGGGATTTACTGGTGACCCTTCTATGTCTTTGCCCGCTTCGTTCAAAAGCCCTAAAAGGTCGTTTAAAAGCCAATTGGATAAAAGTTTAGGTTCATGATAAAAACGTAGTGCTTCTTCAAAAAAGTCACCTACAGCTTTGAGATCCGTCATAACCTTCGCTTCATACTTGGTAAGACCGTACTTCTTCACAAACTTCTCTCTACGCTGTGAAGGGAGTTCTGGCATACGCCTTTTTATGTCCTCTACCCATTCTTTGGAAATTATCAAAGGTAGAAGATCCGGATCAGGAAAGTACCTATAGTCTTGTGCTTCTTCCTTAGTTCTCATAGGGTGAGTAAGACCAGTGGCAGGATCAAAAGTTCTCGTCTCTTGCTTTATCTGTCCTCCAGAAGACAGTATCTTTATCTGCCTTTCTATTTCACTTTCTATAGCCTTTTGGACGAATCTGAAAGAGTTTACATTCTTTATCTCCACTCTGGTACCGAGAATGTTAGAGCCTTTGGGTCTTATAGATACATTTATATCACATCTTAGCTGACCCTTTTCCATATCAGCTTTTGATACACCTGTGTATCTCATGATATTTCTGAGTTCTTCTAAAAAGAGCTTTGCCAATTCTGCAGAGTTTATATCTGGTTCGGTGACTATTTCCATCAGTGGGGTTCCCGCTCTGTTTAGATCCACGTACGTTTTTGAACCTTCATGGATGTTTTTACCTGCATCTTCCTCTATATGGAGTCTCCTTATCCTTATTTTTCTACCTTCAATCTCAAGCCATCCGTTTACAGCAAGGGGTTCCTCATACTGGGATATTTGATACCCTTTTGGAAGATCAGGATAGAAGTAATTTTTCCTTGCAAAAAGGCATCTGGTTCTTATCTCACAGTTCAGGGCGAGAGAAGCTCTTATAGCGTACTCTACAGCCTGTCTGTTAGTTACTGGCAGGCTTCCAGGAAGAGCAAGACACACGGGACATACTCTCGTATTAGGTTCAGCCCCAAACTCTACAGGACACGAGCAGAACATCTTTGTTTTTGTATCCATCTGTACGTGTATCTCAAGACCTATTACTGGTTCAAACTCCATAGCACCAATTTTACCACATAGGTTATAATCTGGTGATATGAGGAAATTAGCGTTATTTATAACATGGTCGTTTATTTTAAGTTTAGCTCTCTCCTGTCAAAAAAAGCACGAATTTTACGGTTTTGTTTACGATCAGCCCGCTTATGACTTTAAGCTCACAAACTACGATGGAAAGCAGGTAAAATTGTCTGACTACACATCAAAGGGTAATATAGTAGTCATATTTTTCGGTTATACTCATTGTCCGGATGTATGTCCAACAGCCTTGACTACACTTGCAAACATGATGAAAAAGCTTAAGGAAAATGAGAGACAAAGGGTTCAGGTTCTTTTCATAACTGTTGATCCAGAAAGGGACAGTCCGAGCGTTTTGAAGGGTTATGTACCTTTCTTCTATCCTACTTTTGTAGGTCTTACCGGAAGCCAAGAGGATATAAAGAAGGTAGCCAAAGAGTACAAGGTTTTCTACAGAAAGGTGAAAGGTGAGTCTGCCGCAGGTTATCTCGTAGATCATACAGCTACCATATACGTAGTGACCCCCGATATGAGGATAAAACTTCTCTACACTCCTGCAAAACAAGATCCGGATAAAATGGCTAAAGATATACAGTATCTGCTCAAATCTTGATAGAAGAGATCTTCAAAAGAAACGGATTTGAGTTGTCTTCCAGACAGTCGGAACTCTTTAAAATCTATATACGGGAATTAAAAAAATGGAATAGAGTACACAAGCTTACGGCTATTGAGGATGATAAGCAAATAGTTATTCGGCACTTTGTTGATTCTCTTACCTTAGCGTTGTGCTTTAGGGAAAAGGGCATAAATGTGGAGGGTAAGAGTGTGTGCGATGTGGGTTCAGGTGCCGGTTTCCCGGGTGTACCTCTCAAAATATACTACGGTGATCGCATAAACCTAACCTTGGTAGAGTCCGTTGCTAAAAAGTGTGCCTTCCTTGAATACCTGAAGGTAAAACTCGGTCTTGAATATACAGTTCTTTGTAAAAGGGCAGAGAATATTGAAGAAAGCTTTGATATAGTTGTGTGCAGGGCTTTGGGTCAACTCAAAGAGATCCTGCCCATGCTCAATAAATTAGCTCGCATCTCCGTCTTCGTGATGAAGGGTAAAGAAGCACCAAAAGGATATGACTATTGCAGAATACAAACTTACGACATAAAGGGTAGTTATATCCTTTTTCTTCCAAAAATAAGATAAGCTGTGTGGGCGGGCATTTGATCTTCTGGTCTGAGCCTTTCTGGATTTATTTTATAATGTCTCAACAGGATCTCCATCACTTCAAGATCAGTAAAAAGGGGTTTCATGAAAGATAGCAATTTACTCACCTGATTGGTAGTTGGAAGTACAAAGGCACAAACTTTACCTTGCTTTAATACTTTCCAGACCTTTTCTAAATACTCCCATGGCTCTTTCACATCAACAAAGCACGCATCAAAAAACTCTTCTTCAAAATGGGCTTCAAGGAAGTTGGTATTAAAAGCCTTTACATTGGTGCATAGATTAAATTTCTCCCAGTTTTTCAAAGCATTGGCATAAAAATCTTTGGAGGTTTCATAAGTCCACACCTCTCCGGCTAAATATGAAAGGACGGTGGTCATAGCACCACTACCTGTACCGAACTCTAACACTTTATCTGTGCGCTTTACATTTAACTTTAAAGCTATATAAAAGGCATCTTTTGGATAAACAATCTGTGTTTTCCTTTCAAAACCTAAGAGTATAATGTCTTCAAGGGTAGGGCTTAGTACAAAGAATTCACCAACCCTCTGCCCATCCTGTTTCCCCAATATATCGTGAAAGTTTATAGTGTGTCCCCGCACACTCAGACTCATGCCTTTCACAAGCTTCCTCAGATACTTCCTCTCCCTGTATAGTATAATTACGTAATCTCCTTCTTTAAAACTCATCTTAGTTCAAGTATGGCTCTTCCTAAAAAGTAAGATGCCTGAGAGTATTTTAAGGCATACTCATAATCTTTAACTCTACTGTTTTCCTTTGCTACTTGATAAAAGAGTAGCTCATAAGAATAGAGATTCTTATACTTATCTCTATATTTTCTTGAAGCGTTAAGAGTAAGAAGAGCATTTTTTAATCTTTTCTGCACTACTATGTCAAGGAGCTTTCTGTCTGAAGGTAGTTTCAAGTCATCACTTTTGAGAACCTCAAGAGCGTAAAGTACCTTATCTGCGGAGCGCTGAAGTTTGCTGTTACCCGTAGAACATCCTTCCTTTATAAGTCTGTCAGCCTCACTCATCAGCTCTTCATATATAGCATCTTTCTCAAGTGCTGTGTATCTTGACATGAGGGACGCACAATCCTGAGCGTAAGCCATCAGGCATATCATCAACAAAGCAAAAAATACCTTTCCGTACATTTTGAACTTAATTAATTATAAACACGCTGAATGAGAAATTCCTTTCAGAACAATGTTGGCATTTTATATCTAAGATCTTATGAAGTCCCAAAGTATACTTCCATGATCAAAGACGAGCTTATCAAAGGGTATATCCTCAAGCTTAAATATGTGGACTTTTTTTGCATCATCACCAGCCGAAGGACTCCCCTCAGCATCAAGAATAAAAACTACAGAAGCTACATGGAATCTCGGATCTCTATTTGGGTGAGAGTATACACCGAGCAGCTTTCTTATACTTGCGTCAAGCCCAGTCTCTTCTTTTATCTCTCTTATTACAGCTTCCTCCACAGTTTCACCAATTTGAACAAAGCCACCTGGTAGTGCAAAACCGTAAGGTGGGTAAAGCCTCTCTATAAGCACTATACCTCTGAAGGTGGTTTCTTTCCACAGCCTAACTACACCATCCACAGCCAGAAGAGGGGTTTGAGGTTTTTTCATGGATTAAAATTATAGAACCATGCTTGATCTTGAGCTTATAAGAAAGAAAAGCGATTTTGTAAAAGAGAGGCTGAGGACAAGAGGCGAAGGATATGATGAACTTGTTGATCGTATACTTGAACTTGACGAAGAAAGGAGAAGTATCCTTAAAGAGCTTGAAAATCTTAGAGCTGAGAGGAACCGTGTAAGTAAAGAAATAGGGATCATGAAAAAACAGGGTAAGGACACACTGAACCTTGAAGTGGAAATGAGAAAGATCAAGAATAGCATAGAGGAGCTTGAGGTGAAGCTTGAGATTACGGATAGAGAGTTGAAAAATGTAATGCTTCGCATACCGAATCTGCCACATGATGATGTACCTATAGGAAAGGACGAAAAAGAGAATCTTGAAGTTAGAAGGTGTGGCACTCCAAAAGAGTTTGGTTTTGAACCAAGACCTCACTGGGAAATAGGTGAGAAGTTAGGTATACTTGATTTTGAGAGGGGAACGAAACTATCTGGAAGTCGCTTCACCGTACTTAAGGGCGTTGGTGCGAAGTTAGAGAGGGCTTTAATAAACTTTATGTTGGACATGCACACAAGCAAAGGATACAAGGAGGTATTTCCACCTCATCTTGTGAGACCAGAAATTTTGGAAGGGACAGGACAATTACCAAAGTTTGAAGAAGAACTGTACGTATGCGAGAGAGACAATCTCTATCTGATACCCACTGCAGAAGTACCATTAACTAACCTTTTTAGAAATGAAATACTCAAAGAAAACGAGCTTCCCATATACCTGACATCTTACACACCATGCTACAGAAGGGAAGCTGGAGCTTATGGGAAAGATATAAGAGGTATAATACGTCAGCATCAGTTTAACAAGGTAGAACTCGTTAAGTTAGTAAGACCTGAAGATTCTTATGAGGAGTTAGAAAGGCTCACCTTAGATGCTGAAGATGTACTTAAGGCTTTGGACCTTCCTTACAGAGTGGTGCTTTTATGTACAGGCGATATGGGCTTTTCCTCAGCAAAAACTTACGATATAGAGGTTTGGTTTCCATCTCAGGGCAGATACAGGGAAGTATCTTCATGTTCCAACTGCGAAGACTTTCAGGCAAGAAGGATGAACACGAGATTTAAGGATGGTCAAGGTAGAAACAGATATGTCCACACGCTGAACGGTTCTGGACTCGCTGTAGGGAGAACGCTTGCCGCTATACTTGAAAACTACCAAAGGGAAGATGGTTCTGTAGTTGTACCGCATGCACTCAGGGATTACTTAAAAGCTGATCTTATAAAACCCGAGTGAATTTATAATAATTGTCATGGGAAGATACATAAAGATGGCTGAATCACCAACAGAAGGACATCCTGACAAACTTGCGGATTTGATAGCTGATGCTTTACTTGATGAGTTTATCAGAAAAGATCCTTACAGTAGGGTATCTCTTGAGATACTCCTCATTTCGGGAATGACCTTTGTGTCAGGGCATGTATCCACAGAGAGTTATGTAGATATTCCGGGTATAGTCAGGAGTACTATAAAGGAAGTTGGATACAACAGACCTGAGTACGGTTTTGATGCGGATACATCTGCAGTCATAACATCTATAGAAGAGCAAAGTCCGGAGATAGCGCTTGGTATATCTTCTGAAGGTGCTGGAGATACAGCAACGGTGATAGGATACGCTTGCGTTGAGACACAAAGCTATATGCCCTTGCCTATAACCTTAGCACACAATCTATCTAAGAAAATATCCGATATTAGAAAGGGTGGGAAAGCACCTTTTTTGAGACCTGATGGGAAAGCTCTTATAACTGTCGTTTACGAAAACGAAAATCCGTTATTTATCAAGGATCTTGTAGTTTTTGTTCAACACGATCCGGATGTGTCTTTAGATAACTTGAGAGAGTTTATCTATGAGGAGGCAATAAGAAAGGTTATCCCCTCAAACCTCATTTCCGAAAATACAAAAATAATGATAAACCCTTCTGGAAGGTTTGTACTCGGTGGACCTGTAGCCGATGCAGGTCAGACAGGACGAAAGATAGTGTCCGATGCTTATGGAGATGTTGCCTACTCTGGGGGAAGCGCCTTTTCTGGTAAGGATCCTACCAAAACGGACAGATCTGCCTCTTATCTTGCGAGAATGATGGCAAAGCATATAGTTGCCTGCGGGTTTGCAAGAAGATGTATGGTTCAGATGGCTTACGCCTTTGGGGTGAGTGAAGTCTTAGCCTTTGATTTGGAAACTTATGGTACCGAAACGGTGGATAAGGAGAAGATAAAAAAGGTACTCCTCGATGTATTCCCAACCGGTCCCAAAAAGATCATAGACTTTCTTGATTTGCGAAAACCTATATACAAAAAAACAGCTTGTTACGGGCACTTTGGCAAAGAAGATCTTTCTTGGGAGAAGCTTACCAAGATTGAAGAGCTAAAAGCAAAACTTTCTTAGAGTTCAAGAAGTCTATCCAGATAAATAGCACCACCAACTGCAGGTATATCCTTACCAAACATAGCGTAAAGTTTGTCGTATCTTCCACCACCTGCAATAGGGAAGCCCAGCTTTGGATGGAAGATCTCAAAGACTATACCTGTGTAATACCTTTGAAGTCTAATCTCGGACATATCAAAGCTCAAGGGAATGTCTTTCAGATACTCGGATATTTCAAGAAGTTCCTCGCACTCTTTTGAAAACTCAGCGTGCTTTCTCAAAAATTCCTCAACCACCTTCCTATCCCCCTGCATATAAAGGAGTTCCATCAGCTCAGGATACTTTTTTAGACCTGAAAAATTTTTTTCAAAGAGAGCTTTTATTATCTCATCCCTTTGTTCATACTTCTCAAGCATACTGTTTATTATGCCCATGTGACCGATATTCACCACAAAGTTATTTACTGAACACTCTATCAAATATTCGCACAGTTTTTCTATAACCTGTGCATCACTGTGAAGATCCCTCACCCCGAGATGTTCTATACCCATCTGAAACCTCTCAGTATCTTCTGAAGGTGAAAAAACGTTTCCCCAGTAATACACCTTTACAGGAAGTTCAAGGTATTTTATGCTTGAGAGGAATCTGGCAAGACTCACTGTCCAGTCTGTTCTAAGACTCAAAAGCGTACCATCTTGACATAGTCCTACAAGAAAGGGTCTGTAAGCATGAGTAAAAAGTTCGCTTTCGTACCTTTCCACCGTAGGAAGCATGACAAATTTATAATCCCTGAAGACATCGCAGGCTTTTAAAAAAGAAAGTTTCAACTTTTCAGAGTCTTCAAAGGAGAAGAATCTCTCTTCGGAGGGTAAACTATTTTCCCACATATTCTCTCCACTTTTGGACGAGTTCTTCGTCTATGTCTACAAGCACAATCTTTTGAAGATTTATGGGTATAAAGTTAGCTATCTCCTCGACCATAGCCTTAGCCGCTACATCTT is part of the Hydrogenobacter sp. genome and encodes:
- the serS gene encoding serine--tRNA ligase yields the protein MLDLELIRKKSDFVKERLRTRGEGYDELVDRILELDEERRSILKELENLRAERNRVSKEIGIMKKQGKDTLNLEVEMRKIKNSIEELEVKLEITDRELKNVMLRIPNLPHDDVPIGKDEKENLEVRRCGTPKEFGFEPRPHWEIGEKLGILDFERGTKLSGSRFTVLKGVGAKLERALINFMLDMHTSKGYKEVFPPHLVRPEILEGTGQLPKFEEELYVCERDNLYLIPTAEVPLTNLFRNEILKENELPIYLTSYTPCYRREAGAYGKDIRGIIRQHQFNKVELVKLVRPEDSYEELERLTLDAEDVLKALDLPYRVVLLCTGDMGFSSAKTYDIEVWFPSQGRYREVSSCSNCEDFQARRMNTRFKDGQGRNRYVHTLNGSGLAVGRTLAAILENYQREDGSVVVPHALRDYLKADLIKPE
- the metK gene encoding methionine adenosyltransferase, encoding MGRYIKMAESPTEGHPDKLADLIADALLDEFIRKDPYSRVSLEILLISGMTFVSGHVSTESYVDIPGIVRSTIKEVGYNRPEYGFDADTSAVITSIEEQSPEIALGISSEGAGDTATVIGYACVETQSYMPLPITLAHNLSKKISDIRKGGKAPFLRPDGKALITVVYENENPLFIKDLVVFVQHDPDVSLDNLREFIYEEAIRKVIPSNLISENTKIMINPSGRFVLGGPVADAGQTGRKIVSDAYGDVAYSGGSAFSGKDPTKTDRSASYLARMMAKHIVACGFARRCMVQMAYAFGVSEVLAFDLETYGTETVDKEKIKKVLLDVFPTGPKKIIDFLDLRKPIYKKTACYGHFGKEDLSWEKLTKIEELKAKLS
- a CDS encoding ATP phosphoribosyltransferase regulatory subunit; the encoded protein is MWENSLPSEERFFSFEDSEKLKLSFLKACDVFRDYKFVMLPTVERYESELFTHAYRPFLVGLCQDGTLLSLRTDWTVSLARFLSSIKYLELPVKVYYWGNVFSPSEDTERFQMGIEHLGVRDLHSDAQVIEKLCEYLIECSVNNFVVNIGHMGIINSMLEKYEQRDEIIKALFEKNFSGLKKYPELMELLYMQGDRKVVEEFLRKHAEFSKECEELLEISEYLKDIPLSFDMSEIRLQRYYTGIVFEIFHPKLGFPIAGGGRYDKLYAMFGKDIPAVGGAIYLDRLLEL